A single genomic interval of Pomacea canaliculata isolate SZHN2017 linkage group LG5, ASM307304v1, whole genome shotgun sequence harbors:
- the LOC112564491 gene encoding uncharacterized protein LOC112564491, translated as MDKGGEVRTSCQRQMLHWLLCLLTAFSGIGVCVEQPASATLILVTDTKTWSEAQMVCEMMGGDLASPDTSHKTTVFLHFLQLWKSSSWPLFLSSPVMIGMHNVDDAKADPYYWPRNCSLAPKPTSFSYTISLAGGCITVTGTDYSSSDCNTQQQFVCEVPRDSCSYETKTNTSVSVSVPYTLVRGSNVTWCKAACDAQGIDCWAVTHSPSLEECYMYNVTSPFFFDDSSKLINNSQFNCHIKRCYEALRNTDPMNWMQYDAQPLASPCSLNQSGRVYTVVTLSRTAEQARAHCHAMGHELAGPAVVSDRNVLQSIINYLYQDTYFVNQTYPLWVSFTGGPYVTSVWGNGSVVTASVTVLGSNTFQCGLLDLDSGTHYLDDCSRPHAFICMTHRPCSYIRQTSVFIRGLTSTSSYVTSESACRSSCNQQRAHGSTCSGYCFKQFQFFSCYLYSASTPELLSSSTSDLGSQFYWWTCAYVILQENDLVAPTTTTTTTTTPEPGTTPLHTKDTTTTSSKPSFLTTEVASMPATSVADTTYSHTVGRTTATPTISTTQKTPVMETTSTTTSKKVTTEIRAVQITTATTNDTSATNASNQSPTGTSASPVQLSQETTSTQTAGYTTATSTTLQKTTFNQSAGHIATTPTAATSLTTQKTQETISTPTSTAVTTETTTGLIASATTAVASASFVSQSSLGDTSSEATQTVTSDLLPETEVNVTSINTTIAKPWMCSCRCSSRSVLIPDAEAISQSLAVQRNATCKSRRRYVSVDDNRPSCRSIGAVAIVFMCFVAAVIVSSDCLARSK; from the exons ATGGACAAAGGAGGCGAAGTCCGGACATCTTGCCAGCGACAG ATGCTACACTGGTTGCTATGTTTATTGACAGCATTCTCTGGTATTG GAGTGTGTGTGGAGCAGCCGGCGAGCGCGACATTAATTCTTGTCACCGACACCAAGACTTGGAGCGAGGCACAGATGGTGTGTGAGATGATGGGGGGAGATCTTGCATCTCCGGATACCTCCCACAAAACGACCGTATTCCTCCATTTTCTACAACTCTGGAAGTCTTCAAGCTGGCCTTT ATTCCTGAGCAGCCCAGTGATGATTGGCATGCACAATGTGGACGACGCCAAGGCTGACCCCTACTACTGGCCTCGCAACTGCTCGCTGGCCCCCAAGCCAACATCCTTTTCCTACACCATCTCTCTGGCTGGCGGCTGCATAACCGTGACAGGCACCGACTACAGCAGCAGCGACTGCAACACGCAGCAACAGTTCGTGTGCGAGGTCCCCAGAG ATTCCTGCTCCTACGAGACGAAAACGAACACCAGCGTGAGTGTCAGCGTCCCCTACACCCTGGTGAGAGGAAGTAACGTCACGTGGTGCAAGGCTGCTTGTGACGCACAGGGCATCGACTGCTGGGCCGTCACCCACTCGCCCTCGCTTGAGGAGTGTTACATGTACAATGTAACATCGCCATTCTTCTTCGATGACTCATCCAAACTGATCAACAACTCACAGTTTAACTGTCACATCAAACGATGTTATGAAG CTTTGAGAAATACAGACCCGATGAACTGGATGCAGTATGACGCACAGCCATTGGCCTCACCTTGCAGCTTGAATCAGAGTGGTAGAG tctACACTGTGGTCACACTGTCACGCACCGCGGAGCAGGCACGAGCACACTGTCACGCCATGGGTCACGAACTGGCTGGTCCGGCAGTTGTCAGTGACAGAAATGTGCTGCAGAGCATCATCAACTACCTATA CCAAGACACTTACTTCGTCAACCAGACCTACCCACTGTGGGTGAGCTTTACTGGCGGTCCCTATGTGACATCAGTGTGGGGCAACGGCTCCGTGGTCACTGCGTCTGTGACTGTCTTGGGTTCAAACACCTTTCAGTGCGGCCTTCTGGACCTGGATAGTGGGACACACTACCTGGACGACTGCAGCCGTCCTCACGCCTTCATCTGCATGACACACA GACCTTGTAGTTACATCAGACAGACGAGCGTCTTCATCAGAGGACTGACGTCCACGTCATCGTATGTCACATCTGAAAGTGCGTGTCGTTCTTCTTGCAACCAGCAGCGTGCCCATGGCTCTACTTGCTCTGGTTACTGCTTCAAACAGTTTCAGTTTTTTAGCTGCTATCTTTATTCAGCATCTACACCTGAACTTCTCTCCAGCTCGACGTCCGATCTAGGATCACAATTTTATTGGTGGACTTGCGCATACG tCATTTTGCAGGAAAATGACTTAGTAGCCccaacaacgacaacgacaacgacaacgacaccGGAGCCGGGAACAACGCCGCTGCATACAAAGGATACAACGACCACGTCATCAAAACCGTCATTTCTGACAACAGAGGTAGCGTCAATGCCGGCAACATCAGTGGCAGACACAACATACAGTCACACAGTGGGCCGTACGACAGCGACTCCAACAATATCAACAACGCAGAAGACACCGGTGATGGAGACTACATCGACAACTACATCTAAAAAAGTGACAACAGAAATAAGGGCTGTACAGATAACAACGGCAACGACAAATGACACCTCGGCCACAAATGCATCAAACCAGAGTCCCACTGGCACGTCTGCATCGCCAGTGCAACTATCACAAGAAACAACATCTACACAGACGGCGGGCTATACAACAGCGACATCaacaacattacaaaaaacAACGTTTAATCAGTCGGCAGGCCATATAGCAACGActccaacagcagcaacatcactAACAACGCAAAAAACACAGGAAACAATATCGACGCCCACATCGACAGCGGTAACGACAGAAACGACAACAGGACTGATAGCATCAGCAACGACAGCTGTAGCCTCGGCCTCATTTGTGTCTCAGTCAAGCCTCGGCGACACGTCATCGGAAGCCACCCAGACAGTGACCTCCGACCTTCTCCCAGAGACGGAGGTGAACGTGACCAGCATCAACACCACCATTGCAAAGCCGTGGATGTGTTCCTGTCGCTGCAGCTCGCGGTCTGTCCTCATCCCTGACGCAGAAGCCATCTCGCAAAGCCTCGCGGTACAGAGGAACGCGACGTGTAAATCGCGCCGCCGCTACGTCAGCGTGGACGACAACCGCCCGTCGTGCAGAAGTATAGGAGCAGTGGCAATAGTGTTTATGTGTTTCGTTGCCGCCGTCATCGTCTCCAGCGACTGCTTGGCCAGGTCAAAGTAG